A genomic stretch from Lathyrus oleraceus cultivar Zhongwan6 chromosome 2, CAAS_Psat_ZW6_1.0, whole genome shotgun sequence includes:
- the LOC127121872 gene encoding putative E3 ubiquitin-protein ligase XBAT31, with product MVKAYQESNLNLKLNPPIIGIKTPMKNSVLHIAAWNGNDDIVALLIERAPKLLFKLNKNNDSVLHVAARNGRISTIKKLLEGYTNFQRHDIKRAWFKYNERDSDTYDYDEYGDKSNMKDLLNFVKLKNDQGNTMFHEAMLCHKRNIDGDTIFKACEQYKIEENSTLSCS from the exons ATGGTAAAAGCTTATCAAGAAAGCAATTTGAATCTGAAACTGAACCCTCCTATAATTGGAATTAAGACTCCTATGAAAAATAGCGTGCTACATATTGCAGCTTGGAATGGTAATGATGACATTGTCGCACTTTTAATTGAACGTGCTCCAAAACTTTTGTTCAAATTGAACAAAAACAATGATAGTGTATTGCACGTTGCTGCTAGAAATGGACGCATATCAACCATTAAAAAGCTTTTAGAAGGTTATACTAATTTTCAACGGCATGATATAAAAAGAGCATGGTTTAAATACAATGAACGGGATAGTGACACTTATGACTATGATGAGTATGGTGATAAGTCAAATATGAAGGATCTGTTAAATTTTGTGAAATTGAAGAATGATCAAGGCAACACTATGTTTCATGAGGCAATGTTATGTCACAAGAGAAATATTGATGGGGATACGATTTTCAAAGCCTGCGAACAATACAAAATTGAAG AAAACAGTACTCTATCTTGCAGTTGA
- the LOC127121871 gene encoding uncharacterized protein LOC127121871, which yields MKDLLNFVKLKNDQGNTMFHEAMLCHKRNIDGDTIFKVCEQYEIEDSYEMSLSNNCYNFAVDICNNEKKTVLYLAVENGNKDAVNVIFDKSRKNDDMPLGLSPLIAAIIMHNQEMLRIIIQNRDIWIYTMDKHGMLPPLHYAASIGYLQGVELLLDLCKSCTIQTDKYGYFPIHLASYGGHVEVVNKLLQYCPDPTEMLDTSHKRNILHIAASHGKYGVICYILQSEIPEHQKLINQKDNNGDTPLHLAARSCHPTTVYNLVNQNNEKVNLDLVNNNNETALDIVDSFYEVGKSSFRQASSFILLQAHKFLKTGS from the exons ATGAAGGATCTGTTAAATTTTGTGAAATTGAAGAATGATCAAGGCAACACTATGTTTCATGAAGCAATGTTATGTCACAAGAGAAATATTGATGGCGATACGATTTTCAAAGTCTGCGAACAATACGAAATTGAAGATTCGTATGAGATGTCATTGTCAAATAATTGTTATAACTTTGCAGTAGATATTTGTAATAATGAAAAGAAAACAGTACTCTATCTTGCAGTTGAAAATGGAAATAAGGATGCAGTCAATGTAATATTTGACAAGTCTCGCAAGAATGATGATATGCCATTGGGATTATCACCTTTGATAGCAGCAATAATAATGCATAATCAAG AAATGTTGAGGATCATAATACAAAATAGGGATATTTGGATCTACACAATGGACAAACATGGCATGCTTCCACCACTTCATTATGCTGCATCCATAGGGTACCTCCAAGGTGTTGAATTATTGCTTGATTTATGTAAATCTTGCACCATTCAAACGGACAAATATGGTTATTTCCCAATCCATCTAGCATCTTATGGAGGCCATGTGGAAGTAGTGAACAAGTTGTTACAATATTGTCCAGATCCAACAGAGATGCTTGACACTTCTCATAAGCGTAATATTCTCCACATTGCAGCAAGTCATGGAAAATATGGGGTAATATGCTACATATTACAAAGTGAAATTCCTGAACATCAAAAGCTGATAAATCAAAAGGATAATAATGGAGATACCCCTTTGCATTTGGCTGCAAGATCATGTCATCCCACAACTGTATACAACTTAGTTAACCAAAACAACGAAAAGGTGAATCTTGATTTGGTTAACAACAACAACGAAACTGCTCTTGACATAGTTGATTCATTTTATGAGGttggaaaatcatcttttagaCAGGCAAGTAGTTTTATCCTCTTACAAGCTCATAAATTTTTAAAAACTGGTTCATAA